The DNA region ATCCTTAGAACAGCAAATGCCACGAGGAATGCCAAGGCAGTGAGGAAGTTAATGCCTGCTGCAAACCCTATGTCAGCAATTGTGGCCATAACTACCTCCGACAAGACTTATTCCCTGTGAACGTATGTCATTTGAAGGTAAATTAGAATGCACTTTATTCACTATAGAAACAAATCTTACAATATACTTATTCGGCAACAAAAAATACCCCCTTTGAATAATAAACAATAGGGTTTTTGTCGTGTCAGTATCAACATATGATTTTTAGTTTAACTACTTATGTTCTGTTGAAATCTAAACAGTCTCTTTTtgcattaaataaaaataaataaatcaacttAAAGTAACATTCTGTGGATGAGACTACCAAAAGTACTAAGTGTCTCGTAATTCACACTTTCACAATCCCTGAATCCCACAATACCTACTACAATTGACGTGAACTGTGTTTTATAATGAAAAATGATTCAGGTCAAAACTTCTGAATCAGTTTAAACagattaaaccttttaatttctgAATCAATTCAAACAGAATAAACATTTTAATAAAATCTTCGAACCATAAACGGGATGCAGACAGGAATGTAGTTGCACGGATAGGAAAGGGCCATGGTTGACGAAATTCACTGCTAAATTCAAATTAGGTGAAGATTCCTATAGATATGAATGGTGACAAATACTTACCAAACATCAGTCTTCCCAATATGACACAAGCCTCGTAGCAACTTTGCTTATTCACTCACTCAGACAAAATCCAAATCAAAGGAGGGGAACTTAGTTAGCTTTTCAAAACCTAAACCAATTACCACAACCTGGCAAGTACCTAGACCATTTTAACCAAACACCTAAACGAAAGTCATCTTGTCACAGTCTCAACTGTTGGTCCTACTCCTACAGTCCTTCAAATATATTCAACCAACTCCTTTCTCATGTCTGTAACAATAAACAAATCCTTAAGACGTTCTGCATAGCCGAAGAATTTCCAGAAACTGACTATAAAACATACCATTATATCATCAACAAAGCAACAAATAAAAAAGGGAAACTCCAACGCTATCAAAGAAAAACGCATattcaaaacataaaaaaaaaatggtggatttcttttcttttcatttttcccACTGTCGAGACTGCAAAGAAATACAGAGAGCGATAAAACGAGACGGCGTACGCAAGGATCCGCGGATCGGACTCGCAGAACACAGTATCTACCACCTTCCAATCCTGCCGCGATGTGTTCTTCCTCCGACACTAATTCGTTCCTCAGACGACGACGGCGCGCCAGAGATTTAAATCCGATAAAAGAACAGCGTCCAGTGAAGCAGGGATCGACGAAAAAGAGAGTATGAAATCAGTAAAGCAGAAATCGACGAGTTCCGCCGGAAGTCGACGAGTTGGTAGAGCGCAGAGAGAGACAGCGCAAAGGGAAACGGATATTTAACGCCGTCAGTACATGTGGAACCATCAATTTTAGCCGTTTTCATTCACAAACTGTAGACTCTGTACTCATAGAATAATTAATTCCTGTAAATATCACCCCATAAATAAGATTTGTTTTCGACGTCGGCATCAGTGGAGACGAAATCAATCAATCGGCCGTCTTCGAAGACATTTTTTATATCACACGTGGAAGAAGCCATGTGTGCGTGGAGGGAGCGGGGGGCGAAGTGTCGGCAAAGGCTTCCAAGTCGCGTCCTTATTCGCTGTAGCTTTCGCGGCGGAGGTGGATTGGATCGCAACGTCAACGGGCACGTGGTGGGAGAGTGGAGTCCCATTTATCGCCGCTTGGCCTTTTCTAACGGTCGAATAATTAAAGTAGCGCGTCACGTTGAGAAAGACAACAGACGGAACTAAGATGGAATTTCTTTTCTCACCCATGCAGTTTGTTTGTTCCTAGTCAAAATCCACAAGACACAGACAACACCCCCGAAGGGATTTGGTGGCTGGGCTTATATCAGCTGGGGGTCCCCAAAAGGATTGCTCTGTTGGTGAGGAGTGTTTCCTGGGAGGGCTCCGAAACCATCATCCCCGAAGGGATTTGGTGCAATCCCCAAGCCagcctcctgctgctgctgataGAGAGGCTGCCCGAAGGGATTGGGTTGCATGTACATGGGCAtcggctgctgctgctgctgggcCATGGCAGCCATTTGGACGGCTGGAGATTGGTTTGACATTGCAAATGGATCAGCCACCATGAATGGATTTGGGGGTGGTGCTGCATAGAGCTCCGCCGGTTGCTGCCTGTACACTGCTTCGTCGTATAGGCTGTCCAGTGTGAGCTCATCAAAGCCACCACCCTGCAAGTCATTGCCAAAAAGATAAAGAACGAGCAAGAAAGAGTTCATAGAAGTTTGTGATGATATACAGGATCAAGGACAGGATcatcttttttatatatataatgagtGGGGTTATGTCGGAAAGACTAACCAATTTGCTTTCTGTGACAGCAGCACTATTGTCGCTTGGAGTATTCACCAGGGCAAGTTCCCATCCTGTTGGATCAAATCCTTTATCCTGAATACTGACAGATTCGATTGCAATACCTGCAGGCATTTAGGGGGTTCTTCACCATCCCTTCAGCATTGAATCTAGCAATAGAAAATTATGAGTTCAAGGAAGTTCATATGCATACTGGCTGGGACGATTGCCACGGCTAATGCATTACTTTCTTCTAGTGCAGATACATTTAGTCCCTGACACCAAGAGAATGTTTGCAATCAGGTATGAATagcaaatccaaaaaaaaaatccttgcagTAAAAACTTACAAGAAGATCTACGGTCGCCGAACTCTGTGCCTTGGGGGATGCAGCAGGTGATGCATCTTCAGTGACGGGTGTTGCTAATTTGGTTTCGAGAGATGGTTGTTCTTCCTCAACTGTGACAGGAATTGCTTCTACTTTGTACGTTAGGAGGAGTCTCTCTGGGAAGTCCTATTGCAAGAAACATTAACAGTTACTTTATTAAATAAACAGGCCTACCACTTAAAACATCCATTTCCTATTTTGCAGCTGAAGGTAAAGTCCAGTAATCATAGCAATTTACACATCAAAGTTGCACACAATAAAAGGGAAAAACACATTTTTTCAATAGGAACAAAATACAAACGTTGAATAAAATTCCACTGCATACGAAGCATTTGCAAAGAGCAAAATTTGGAAACAACAAACTGTACTTGAATATATCGATTAAAGCACGCAAGACAAAAAGTAACAACCCAAGTTAAAGTGGAAAAAAAAGTATTAGTGAAGATAGTTATTTACCAATGCTTCTCTCGGGACCGAAACCACACGTGGAGCCTCTCTAATATATTCTTCCATAGTTGCAAGAAATGATTGTGGAGGCTAATATATTAGATAAAGATTCAATTAATCCATATTATTAACGTAAAAAATGCTAGACCAACACTTGAAACCAACTACCTCCCTCAAGTTTGGAAACTGGAAATTTCTAGCGAGTTCCAGTCCACGACAAACTTCATAAAATTCTGAAAGACTTGCAGCCTGAAAAGAAAAGGCCTACATTAGAAGCCAAAAATAGAGAGAATGTAAGTTTCCTTGATTTATGCTGCTTCAAGTCATCTTGAACATGATTACTAAGAAACAACCGACAGCAATGCAGTCACAAGTAGAAACCAAGTTATTAAGTGGCAGAGGATTTGATAATTGCAAATATCATAGACCTGTTGACCAGCCCTTGTGTAGATTTCAAGGGCTTTAATTGCTTCATGTCTTGGCATCTCAAAGAACTGCAATAGAGATAAAACTAGATATCTAAGTCAAAATAAAGGCTTGATTGTCCTTTTTCAAGAAGTTGCATGTGCAAACCCCACCAAGAAGAGAAGTTCAGGACAATACCTTGTCAACAAGGTTGATGATGCCATCATTTATAGCACAATAGATTTTGAAGCTCTCTTTCAGTACCTGTTACCATATGAAGGGAGAAAAAAATTGAAAGGGAAAATTCACTCACGATTACACAGAAATAGAAAAGAAGAACAAATAAATGGTTGGAAAATAACAGCACGTGTAGGAAAATGAAAGCAGTTTCCTGTACTAAGAGCAATTATAGATAAATCTATCTTTCATTCTAGATGACCAAAACGATGAGTTATTCAAGAAAAAACTCAATCTAGTCCAAAGACGCGTCTCCAAGTAAAAACAGTTTTCTGACCTCAACAGTATGACAGCAGATTTTTCTTGCAGTTGCAAAACACTATAAACCATCAAAGAACTTGGTTGAATTTGACTAGACACAGAACTCTACGATAGCCCTTCCAAGAAAAAATCAATACATGTAGTATGTTCATAAGAATGTATaacttggtgagagagaaaaataGTAATAAGATTTCACAGAAGCAAGTGGCTCACCAAAGCGAGCGCATATTGAACAACATAGTTGCTAACAGCTGCCCCTTCTGACTGCACAACCAACCAAAAGCTAGTGTGAATAtccattaaatggaagtagaaaaaaattaaatctcaTGAATCTTATTGACATATTTGTGCACAACATAAATATCAGTTATATTTCTCTAATGGCTCCAGTGATGATTACACGACATCCAACAAGGCGATATAATAACTGTTGTAAAGCAGGCAACTGCTCCAATAAATCTTCATTTTCCAGCTCTCTGGTTTTACTATGCCCCTGTCAGAAAATATGTTAGATGAGTAGAACAATTCAGAATTTGAAGTGAAATTTCCCTGCATATAATCACATGTTTGCTTGTTCAGATAATTGTCTAGACCTTTTCAGAACTTGGATCAGGTCGTACCAAACGCTCAGCTTCAACATCATACTTCAAGACCTTGAAACATTCAAGTCTTTCCTCCAAAAACAGAGCATAAGCACGCACCCATGCAGAGCAATCCCAAGCTGCCAATtgttcaaataaataaattttttcccAATAATATAAGAAAACTAGTTGCAAGATCCAGCACTGAAACATAGGTTCTCTATTTGTTCTCATTTATGAAGGTATAAGAAAATACCAATAGGACTTGAATCATCCTTGAAATTTGATAATTGAAGAATTCGGACCCTTTGTGGGAAATTAAACAGCTCTTCTCGGAATGTTGGGTCACCATCCCTGAGAGCCCTATGGATTACTATAAGCGTCTTTAATGCCACCTGCATGGCACCATTTATTCGGGCAAGTagtgaataataataatagaaaataGTAGAGATGACACTTTAAAATGAGACTAGGTGAAACACTTAGCACGTAGTTTGAATCTAGCAAATTAATGTGGTATGTCACCTGTACTATTTCTATAAAGATGCTTGGGTAGCCTCTCAAGCATCTTTGTTAGGTACAGAAATCTATCTGAATTCATACAATATAAAATTCAAGACAAAGCATTAAAAACCACCCCAATTCATAAcgattttataattataattcttGGGTAATCTAGGAATCTAGTTTTAGCTGCTAACATTGACTGCACGAAAGTTCCAGAATATTATTATTCTTTGCTTTAAGATCATAACAATTTGTATCTGCTAACATTGACCACATGAATGTTCTGCAATAGATGAAATGTGGTGGTGCAACCATGGAAGTccttgaaattcaacttaactggAAAAAGTCAATCAGTCAAGCAAAAGATTAGGGGATCTTATATTACTTGAATCGTGCATCAATGTAATTTTTCCTCAAGAGCAGATCTCAAACTTCAACTCCATAAAAAGCTACTGATGGACACATCAGACAAACTAGAGCAGATGTTTTCGTTAAATCTAGTTTCAGCTTTCTACCACCACCTGACTACAGCTACACATGATATGCCTGCTGCAATTTATTATCCTATCAAAATTGCATGAGATGACACAGGTACTTCAATGATATTCAATTTCACTTCCGTGCCCTAGTATCATGTGCGGATTTATAATGCCGGATTGGAGGATTTAATGTCCCCCCTGTCTCCCTTTCTTCATTTCCTTTTCAAACAAGTATCTATAAAGGCCTTAATAACTTGTTTGGAACCAATTCCACAATAGAAAAGAATTCCTCAAAAGCCTCTACTCAAAAGATATATCCAACCCATTTTGAACAGATCATTAAATCTCTCAAATTTTCAggataacagaattttaattcccatCTTTTCTTCCAAAAGTTGGTATAGAAATAGAATTCTAATCCTTCAAAATCTTATGGTTCCAAAAGAGCAAGAAAAGTTCTTTCTTCGAAGTTCGTAACACACTGTACCAGATCCCCCTATGCATCCGTTTAACAAAAATCGAATTTACTTCCAATCCAACGAACATAACACCAAAATCCAGACTCAATCATCTACAAGGTTCATTCTCTTTAAggggatgaagaaaaagaagggGCAAAACAATCCAAGTAAACAGAAGAAGGGAGAGATGGGTACCGTCCAATTGCGCGTCTTGGCGAGCCTCCGTGCAAGGGCGTGGATGCAATAGGTTACATCCGGGCGAGGGCGGGTGATCGAAGTGGCCTCCAAGATCTCTGCAACTCATTGCAGTCCAGAAAACAAGAAATTGATGATAGGAAaagcagaagaaaaaaaaatcggaTGGAAAAGGTAAAGAACTGACTCCTCAGATGGCGCTCCTTGGGCGGGCACTCAACGTGATTGGTAGCCTTGACAATGGCCACATCCAAATCCTTCGATCGAGAGAAAGAAAAGACGGGGCGGCATTCAGGGATCACACCAGTAGAAAAGAAAGATGTGGAAAAAGAAGAGTCATTTGGACTGCCACCTTGAAATCGCTGTTGAGGTTCGCGAGGCCGACGGTGGTGGAGTCTTTGAGCGCGCCGACGGCCTTCCGCCAACTCTGCAACGTCGCCATGTGCCCCTCTCCTCggccactctctctctctctctcgatcgCCGTCtcctccttttctcctctttCGGCGGCTTGCTTGATGCAGACGCGTTTGCTGTTGTCGTACTGGCCTCGCAGTGACTGTCACCGCCGTTGCCTTGTCATTTTTCCCGACTTGTCCCAATTATGCTTTTTTATTTGGTTGCGGGAAATCGTAATCGCGAAGCTTTATCCAATCAGTCAAATCGCTGTCTGAGTTTACCCAAAATAGCCCAAATAATTCGGTTTTGCTAAAAGGTGCAGTTATGTTTCTTATTCCATTTCCTATTGCAAGATGCTGCTCTACCACCAAATCAAGTTGTCAGAAGATTTTAGacgtttttaaaaataaagatttttttccaaaaaaacgTTTAATAAAACGGGGGCGTTGCGAGAATCGAACTCGCGACCTCTCGCACCCAAAGCGAGAATCATACCACTAGACCAAACGCCCAATGTGATTTAAAGTTTtcatgattattttttatttattattttatatccATTTTTCATCTAACAAGAACCCTTAAACATATTTACTGccgaaaatatatttattgtaacAGTATGATACCGAAAATAATTTGACTAAAAAGTTAAagcgattttaattttaatcaaattactTCACATTTAGAGTAATATTGGTAAAAGTTGTAGCGATTTTAACTAAATTTAGTAATTTTAAcaaatttgatatatatatatatatatatatattaaagttaTAAACGCTGCGTTATAAAGATGATGATCAGGTCTGCCTCTAAGTATTGCAAGCCCCGTAACTTTAAACACTCATAAAATCAAAGTGATTGAAACGTCAACTAAAATTGTTCATAAGTCACATCAAACAAGAATAATTTTGCGTAAATCAAATCAACCAACCAACAGCCACCCTTCAAATACCTGGAACAAAGATCGTCAGCCAAGTTGAAACAGACATTTCCCAACCACTGCTGGAAGAGTAAATACAATGTCCCAAGGTCAGAATCCCCAAAGTGTTTGGTCCAGTTGAAATTTTTGGAACAATAAGGCAAAGATATGAGTCTCTTTTAAGGTGTTCTATGCTTTATTGCATCTGGAGTGGGTGAATCCAGATCATGCTTCTCAGTAATAACCCACATTTTTTGGCACTTCTGGTTCAGCAGCTGTGTTGCCATTGTCGAGGAACAGAAGACGACCTGAAACCGTTAGGAAAAATGATAACAGTGTCATTCTACGATTAAAGATCAATGTAAAGTAAAACAACAAAAGGTTTCAGGCACTTGGTATCTATATAAAGTAAAGATCAATCAACAGTTTGAGTTATTTATCAGTTAAAGCTGTATGGATATTATGACCTAACTTCTGAGAAAAAAAATTGTTATTTTGCATAGAGAATGAATTAAGGAAGACTCTAAATCCATAAGCTCTTCCTCGTTTAATCTAGGGCAGTTAAATCCACCCAAATTTTCAATTGGATATTTGATGTCATAGAACTCTATGAGGTGTTTGCAGATTGAGAAgctaaaattatttctaaattgtAGTTTTAATAGGCTACTGACCTTTTCTTTCAGAATAATAAGCATATAATTGGTGGTGCAAGTTTATACTTACAGGTTAAAAATGGACAGTAATTTCTCAATTCTTGAAAACTAAAGCAACAGAAAAGGAAAGAGTGATACCGTCTCGTCGAATAGCAATTTCTCTTATTC from Zingiber officinale cultivar Zhangliang chromosome 4B, Zo_v1.1, whole genome shotgun sequence includes:
- the LOC121975449 gene encoding putative clathrin assembly protein At2g01600, translated to MATLQSWRKAVGALKDSTTVGLANLNSDFKDLDVAIVKATNHVECPPKERHLRKILEATSITRPRPDVTYCIHALARRLAKTRNWTVALKTLIVIHRALRDGDPTFREELFNFPQRVRILQLSNFKDDSSPIAWDCSAWVRAYALFLEERLECFKVLKYDVEAERLVRPDPSSEKGHSKTRELENEDLLEQLPALQQLLYRLVGCRSEGAAVSNYVVQYALALVLKESFKIYCAINDGIINLVDKFFEMPRHEAIKALEIYTRAGQQAASLSEFYEVCRGLELARNFQFPNLREPPQSFLATMEEYIREAPRVVSVPREALDFPERLLLTYKVEAIPVTVEEEQPSLETKLATPVTEDASPAASPKAQSSATVDLLGLNVSALEESNALAVAIVPASIAIESVSIQDKGFDPTGWELALVNTPSDNSAAVTESKLGGGFDELTLDSLYDEAVYRQQPAELYAAPPPNPFMVADPFAMSNQSPAVQMAAMAQQQQQPMPMYMQPNPFGQPLYQQQQEAGLGIAPNPFGDDGFGALPGNTPHQQSNPFGDPQLI